A single window of Aspergillus puulaauensis MK2 DNA, chromosome 5, nearly complete sequence DNA harbors:
- a CDS encoding C1 family peptidase (COG:E;~EggNog:ENOG410PGMG;~InterPro:IPR038765,IPR004134,IPR000169;~MEROPS:MER0000727;~PFAM:PF03051;~go_function: GO:0008234 - cysteine-type peptidase activity [Evidence IEA];~go_process: GO:0006508 - proteolysis [Evidence IEA]), translating to MGSNYSLPERPVNEKPARGGLDSVQPSKDGDIGPAITDSPPPYQVEEREPSVSLRRLQDWNDSLLDDPKNRLAISSLANASYADVLANRSAIKSDIQVFNIKVPIEGTPITNQRSSGRCWLFASTNIFRIPIIKAYGLDQFELSQAYLFYWDKIEKANYFFETIIETAHQDVSDRLVQKLLQAPVSDGGQWDMVANLVKKYGLVPHDLYPDNFNAQNSGKMNWLLTAKLREHAFALRKIARSPQLKDRVQLANTKEIFLKEIHSLVTILLGPPPNPDEPFVWQYYNAEGKGREIRQTPLEFGQKAFTQSSRKVSPDRLFSLVNDPRNEYNRLLTVDKLGNVVEGQPLTYVNVEMNILKNAAIAMLKAGHPVFFGCDVGKFSDRTSGIMDPDLVDLSLGFNISLGLNKAERLTSGESAMTHAMVITAVHVEQGRPVRWRVENSWGEAAGDKGWFVMTDRWMDEYTFQVVVDFNLVSSEVRDVLRQEPQVLPRWDPLGILA from the exons ATGGGATCAAACTATTCTCTCCCAGAGCGTCCGGTCAACGAAAAGCCTGCTCGGGGGGGGCTTGACTCCGTTCAGCCATCTAAGGACGGGGATATAGGGCCAGCCATAACGGATTCTC CTCCGCCCTACCAAGTCGAAGAGCGCGAGCCGAGCGTGTCGCTGCGACGCCTACAAGACTGGAACGACTCGCTCCTAGACGACCCCAAG AACCGCCTAGCGATTTCAAGCTTGGCCAATGCCTCCTACGCCGACGTCCTTGCCAACAGGTCGGCCATCAAATCCGACATCCAGgtcttcaacatcaaagtCCCAATCGAAGGAACCCCAATTACGAACCAGCGATCCTCCGGGCGATGCTGGCTTTTCGCGTCCACGAATATCTTCCGTATACCAATCATCAAGGCGTACGGCCTGGACCAGTTCGAGCTGAGCCAGGCATACCTCTTCTACTGGGACAAAATCGAAAAAGCCAACTACTTCTTCGAAACAATCATCGAGACCGCACATCAAGACGTGTCCGACCGTCTAGTGCAGAAGCTCCTCCAGGCCCCGGTTTCGGACGGCGGGCAGTGGGATATGGTAGCTAACCTGGTGAAGAAGTATGGTTTAGTCCCACACGACCTCTATCCGGATAACTTCAACGCGCAGAATAGCGGCAAGATGAACTGGCTGCTCACTGCGAAACTCCGCGAGCATGCCTTTGCCTTGCGCAAGATTGCGCGTAGTCCGCAGCTCAAGGATAGGGTTCAACTTGCCAATACCAAGGAAATATTTCTGAAGGAAATCCACTCGCTTGTCACAATTCTGCTGGGTCCACCCCCTAACCCTGACGAGCCATTTGTCTGGCAATATTACAACGCAGAGGGCAAGGGACGAGAGATTCGACAGACCCCACTCGAGTTTGGGCAGAAGGCGTTCACTCAGTCTTCGCGCAAGGTCTCCCCAGACAGGCTGTTTAGCCTTGTAAACGATCCGCGAAACGAATATAATCGCCTCCTGACAGTTGACAAGTTGGGTAATGTGGTAGAAGGTCAGCCGCTCACATATGTCAACGTTGAGATGAAT ATTCTGAAAAATGCCGCCATCGCGATGCTCAAGGCCGGGCACCCCGTATTCTTCGGGTGCGACGTTGGCAAGTTTTCTGATCGCACGTCCGGTATCATGGATCCCGATCTAGTGGACCTCTCTCTCGGCTTCAATATCTCCCTCGGGCTGAACAAGGCTGAGCGTCTTACCAGTGGAGAATCCGCCATGACCCATGCGATGGTGATTACAGCTGTGCATGTCGAACAGGGTCGACCGGTACGGTGGCGTGTGGAGAATTCCTGGGGTGAGGCAGCTGGTGATAAGGGATGGTTTGTCATGACTGATCGGTGGATGGACGAATATACATTCCAAGTAGTGGTGGACTTCAATTTGGTCTCTAGCGAGGTGAGAGATGTGCTTCGACAGGAGCCTCAGGTCCTACCAAGGTGGGATCCTTTGGGTATCCTGGCGTGA
- a CDS encoding GFA family protein (COG:S;~EggNog:ENOG410Q4K4;~InterPro:IPR011057,IPR006913;~PFAM:PF04828;~go_function: GO:0016846 - carbon-sulfur lyase activity [Evidence IEA]) — MTLNGSCMCGAIAYTAESEPLITALCHCTDCQKWTGGAFTSNVVVPRDSFKVVKGTSKSYDITGDSGKNNRHFFCPECGSSLYTQLDVMPDKTIIKAGGLDGGEAALKNKVDVEFYVKDRVPYLAAAGGAKQEQRLG, encoded by the exons ATGACTCTGAACGGAAGCTGCATGTGCGGTGCCATCGCCTACACCGCCGAAT CTGAACCCCTCATTACGGCGCTCTGCCACTGCACTGATTGTCAAAAG TGGACAGGTGGAGCATTCACCTCCAACGTGGTCGTTCCCCGCGACTCCTTTAAAGTCGTGAAAG GAACATCCAAATCATACGACATCACCGGCGACAGCGGAAAGAACAACCGCCACTTCTTCTGCCCCGAATGCGGATCCAGCCTGTATACGCAGCTTGATGTCATGCCCGACAAGACGATTATCAAGGCCGGTGGTCTTGATGGCGGCGAGGCGGCGCTGAAAAATAAGGTTGATGTGGAGTTTTATGTCAAGGATCGCGTGCCGTATCTTGCTGCGGCTGGGGGTGCGAAGCAGGAGCAGCGACTTGGCTAG
- a CDS encoding Zn(II)2Cys6 transcription factor (COG:K;~EggNog:ENOG410PQG0;~InterPro:IPR036864,IPR001138;~PFAM:PF00172;~go_function: GO:0000981 - DNA-binding transcription factor activity, RNA polymerase II-specific [Evidence IEA];~go_function: GO:0008270 - zinc ion binding [Evidence IEA];~go_process: GO:0006355 - regulation of transcription, DNA-templated [Evidence IEA]), whose product MYRGKPSSACAPCRKRRLKCDRRRPSCSQCIRMKKECVGYQDPTALRFFDQTNEVATKCQNRAAAENTAAVQPIFCISPSIQDQAIAHTLKCYVGTTKSQSVLAYLPDLLRTDPTDALQATLRAIGLASMAQIHKLPALRRSAGEEYSVALRAINQSLQDADTATSDSTLGTVVLLGLYEIVACHESDMVHGWVNHVRGAIKLLELRGEKQLASAVGIELFTVVRLQSAMSNVFYRTKYHTSPRVLSLAKLAMSACDGNFHPLEAFYNILLSLNDLSIAIEEAYTHDGFSGDVAPLITQAIRLDADLASWALSLGPSWQYRIVNTSQSPVGDLPFPPHDDEYHIYPNQRAVTLWNHYRLARLTLHELIQPIYLSISMRQDTAWPETQKTMAQSTAVSKELVKNICASVPYFFTSDGTRFTAGARLPWPLFVAADSVSASPYTRAWICLVLGTIGKFTGVQQARIMADGIKRGHHGMTLIPGKSQYV is encoded by the exons ATGTACAGAGGAAAGCCCAGTTCAGCATGTGCCCCGTGCCGGAAGAGACGGCTGAAG TGCGACCGGCGTCGGCCATCTTGTTCACAATGTATCAGGATGAAAAAGGAATGCGTGGGGTACCAGGATCCCACGGCGCTGCGATTCTTCGACCAGACAAATGAAGTCGCCACGAAATGTCAGAACAGAGCAGCTGCAGAAAATACAGCAGCAGTGCAGCCGATATTCTGCATCTCCCCTTCCATACAAGACCAGGCGATCGCGCATACTCTCAAGTGCTATGTTGGCACTACCAAGAGTCAGAGCGTGCTCGCCTATCTTCCGGATCTGCTGAGAACGGACCCGACTGATGCCCTCCAGGCGACTCTAAGAGCGATAGGACTGGCGTCGATGGCTCAGATTCATAAATTGCCGGCTTTGAGACGATCGGCAGGAGAGGAGTACAGCGTCGCCTTGCGAGCGATCAATCAGAGCCTGCAAGATGCAGATACGGCCACGTCCGACTCCACCCTGGGGACTGTGGTCCTGTTAGGGTTATACGAG ATTGTCGCGTGCCATGAGTCAGATATGGTCCACGGCTGGGTGAACCATGTCCGAGGCGCAATTAAGCTGCTTGAGCTACGAGGAGAGAAGCAACTCGCATCTGCGGTGGGGATTGAGCTATTCACAGTCGTGCGACTGCAGTCT GCCATGAGCAACGTATTCTACAGAACGAAATATCATACCTCGCCAAGAGTGTTGTCGTTAGCAAAGCTGGCAATGTCAGCCTGTGATGGCAATTTCCATCCTCTGGAAGCATTCTATAACATCCTGCTTTCTCTCAACGATCTCTCAATTGCCATAGAAGAGGCGTACACGCACGACGGTTTCAGTGGAGACGTGGCACCGCTCATTACACAGGCCATCCGTCTCGATGCCGATTTGGCATCTTGGGCATTGTCCCTGGGACCTTCATGGCAATATCGAATTGTCAATACTTCACAGTCTCCTGTTGGAGACTTGCCTTTCCCGCCTCATGATGACGAATACCATATATACCCAAACCAAAGAGCCGTGACTCTTTGGAACCACTATCGTCTGGCTCGACTCACACTTCATGAGCTGATCCAGCCAATATACTTAAGTATCTCAATGCGCCAGGATACGGCATGGCCAGAAACCCAGAAAACAATGGCCCAATCAACAGCAGTTAGTAAAGAGCTTGTGAAGAATATCTGCGCCAGTGTCCCGTACTTTTTCACATCCGATGGAACGAGATTCACGGCTGGTGCTCGGCTGCCATGGCCTTTGTTTGTCGCAGCGGACTCTGTGAGTGCCTCGCCGTATACCAGGGCCTGGATCTGCCTTGTTCTTGGCACCATTGGGAAGTTTACGGGTGTACAGCAGGCCCGCATTATGGCTGATGGTATCAAGCGAGGACACCATGGGATGACCTTGATTCCGGGTAAATCTCAATATGTTTGA
- a CDS encoding uncharacterized protein (COG:T;~EggNog:ENOG410PWW7;~InterPro:IPR000719,IPR011009;~PFAM:PF07714,PF00069;~go_function: GO:0004672 - protein kinase activity [Evidence IEA];~go_function: GO:0005524 - ATP binding [Evidence IEA];~go_process: GO:0006468 - protein phosphorylation [Evidence IEA]) has translation MEIIQKSEAFKRVDGEMKFSYVRVFVTEDGILYTGKWTNRFELPKKLDDLHEIKQIPTKDRGPEVKNQAWSAVYIKTPSLLSYIDGNLEKQITREVETCEILRRNPHPNIATYYGYNESNGRVAGLCFKRYKSTLLEAVNPQYLGKAAFRSSARDLVRENLISGLDGILAGIGHLHSLGLVHNDINPANIMIDDDDSLILIDFGSCRYIGESLRNTETKRTHHWHDPSVDISLERNDLNAFEDLQIWLAGSEDEKFLLNDGINVMSERIDEWVI, from the coding sequence ATGGAAATCATCCAGAAGAGCGAGGCCTTCAAAAGGGTCGACGGCGAGATGAAATTCTCCTATGTCCGAGTTTTCGTTACGGAAGATGGCATCTTATACACAGGAAAATGGACGAACCGATTCGAATTACCCAAGAAGCTCGACGACCTCCACGAAATCAAGCAAATCCCAACTAAGGACAGGGGTCCAGAAGTGAAGAATCAAGCATGGTCAGCTGTGTATATCAAAACCCCGAGTCTTCTCTCGTATATCGATGGAAACCTTGAAAAGCAGATCACCCGCGAAGTCGAAACGTGTGAAATCCTCCGCCGCAATCCTCATCCGAATATTGCAACATACTATGGCTATAATGAAAGCAACGGTCGAGTCGCTGGGTTGTGCTTCAAGCGGTATAAATCCACGCTACTTGAAGCGGTTAATCCTCAGTATCTGGGAAAGGCTGCTTTTCGTTCCAGTGCGCGAGACCTCGTGAGAGAAAATCTGATCAGTGGTCTCGATGGGATTCTGGCGGGCATCGGGCATCTCCACTCGCTTGGGCTTGTTCACAACGATATCAATCCTGCGAACATCATGatcgacgacgatgactcGCTTATCCTTATTGATTTTGGTAGCTGTCGCTATATCGGAGAGTCCTTGCGCAATACCGAAACGAAAAGAACGCATCACTGGCACGACCCTTCTGTTGATATCTCGCTCGAGCGAAACGACTTGAACGCTTTCGAGGATCTACAAATATGGTTGGCTGGATCAGAGGATGAGAAATTTCTTTTGAATGATGGAATCAATGTCATGTCCGAACGGATAGATGAGTGGGTTATTTGA
- a CDS encoding Zn(II)2Cys6 transcription factor (COG:K;~EggNog:ENOG410Q2RR;~InterPro:IPR036864,IPR001138;~PFAM:PF00172;~go_function: GO:0000981 - DNA-binding transcription factor activity, RNA polymerase II-specific [Evidence IEA];~go_function: GO:0008270 - zinc ion binding [Evidence IEA];~go_process: GO:0006355 - regulation of transcription, DNA-templated [Evidence IEA]) produces MHQAKVQPVKAACLACRASKTRCDGQNPCSPCTQRSRGCVYKPSRRGGPRYKPNRKESQDTDMDRSTSSQLSPVSRMGSEMSQIDALPDLSNLTPSQLFDRSLASMNALLSPVPLPPDLSMAPGCLWDPQIAERSSDTDDPLVRVYTSEREIINAYYIHLHHYLPLLPPPLTPPEYHHRPRLLTPPLKESFTVTQSSLPYWPTTSLGLALSAILALIPPPQDSAPLQESNIILRRAFAQLYAQAAMDRVEKEVDAMGQPNANGGPAAPDDVHGDVPTKLYPVLALVVLSVYEYSHRGNIPRMRARANQALTMAMDISIHNLGPNASEAFRRAWWSTVVLSYMSSIAQTTLPVVPTSDPRITTPYPSVQAASEDSQESNPWPALIRSVEAIASVIQILKTVESHTQRHAEDNRLHDEIRSLDSHILSLTVQTEPSISIPQDDNVETRAGMALGAIANLLTHSARIRLHRIQAFSNVPLFVDKHCDIDGLMVNGELSLTPQSPTDSSSSPFTSEQATIACLKSSLGVARAFRSLSEGLSLPNTINPPSQAHKSKLYSTPAREISGSLSYFRCAGMQACYSLFMILHQIQAALASQSLSSCYYLLGPSEPATELQDARRLMEEVRHGIECMRISLRADSGFEAIAAMSREVDTAYSCFFTN; encoded by the exons ATGCATCAGGCCAAGGTCCAACCAGTCAAGGCTGCATGTCTCGCGTG CCGTGCCTCCAAAACCCGCTGCGATGGACAAAATCCTTGTTCGCCG TGTACCCAAAGGAGCCGCGGCTGCGTTTACAAGCCCAGCCGCCGAGGTGGACCTCGGTACAAGCCTAATCGTAAAGAATCCCAAGACACAGACATGGATCGTTCCACCTCATCTCAGCTGTCTCCCGTGTCTAGAATGGGAAGTGAAATGTCGCAGATCGATGCCCTGCCAGATCTCTCGAATTTAACGCCTAGCCAGTTGTTTGATAGAAGTCTCGCCTCTATGAATGCGCTGCTTTCGCCAGTGCCCTTACCGCCCGACCTCAGTATGGCTCCTGGATGCTTATGGGACCCTCAAATAGCGGAGCGCTCCAGTGATACGGATGATCCTTTGGTTCGGGTTTACACCTCTGAAAGGGAGAT AATCAACGCCTACTATATACACCTTCATCACTATTTACCCTTGCTGCCGCCTCCTTTAACGCCACCAGAATATCACCACCGGCCAAGGCTCCTCACTCCACCACTAAAAGAGTCCTTTACTGTCACCCAGTCCAGTCTCCCATATTGGCCAACTACCTCTTTGGGGCTAGCTCTATCTGCGATCCTGGCGCTgatccctcctccccaagaCTCAGCGCCATTACAGGAATCAAATATCATCTTGCGGCGCGCTTTTGCCCAATTATACGCACAGGCCGCGATGGATCGTGTGGAGAAGGAGGTCGACGCCATGGGGCAGCCTAATGCTAACGGTGGTCCAGCAGCCCCGGACGACGTCCACGGGGACGTACCAACCAAACTATATCCAGTACTGGCATTGGTGGTGCTAAGCGTATATGAGTATTCCCACCGGGGGAATATACCTCGTATGCGCGCACGCGCGAACCAGGCCCTTACCATGGCTATGGACATCTCTATTCATAATCTCGGTCCAAACGCATCAGAGGCGTTTAGGCGTGCATGGTGGTCTACT GTTGTCTTGTCATACATGTCATCAATTGCGCAAACAACG CTTCCGGTGGTCCCAACTTCTGACCCGAGAATTACTACTCCATATCCATCCGTTCAGGCTGCCTCGGAGGATTCCCAGGAATCCAAC CCGTGGCCCGCCTTAATACGAAGCGTTGAAGCTATTGCTTCCGTAATCCAAATCCTTAAAACGGTGGAGTCCCATACGCAAAGACATGCAGAGGATAATCGTCTACATGACGAGATACGCAGCCTCGATTCACACATCCTGAGTCTGACTGTGCAGACCGAGCCGTCTATCAGCATTCCACAGGACGACAACGTCGAGACCCGCGCTGGGATGGCGCTAGGTGCAATAGCAAACCTCCTAACCCATTC AGCACGGATCAGGCTACACCGCATCCAGGCGTTTTCGAATGTTcccctcttcgtcgacaaGCACTGCGATATCGACGGTCTCATGGTAAACGGAGAGCTGTCGCTGACTCCCCAATCTCCAACGGACTCGTCCTCGTCCCCGTTCACCAGCGAGCAAGCGACTATTGCTTGCCTGAAGTCATCCCTTGGTGTTGCTCGGGCCTTCAGAAGCCTTTCAGAGGGCCTTTCCCTACCGAATACTATAAACCCACCCAGCCAAGCCCATAAATCGAAGCTATATTCCACACCTGCCAGAGAAATATCCGGCTCGCTATCCTACTTCCGTTGCGCAGGAATGCAAGCGTGTTACTCGCTCTTCATGATCCTACACCAGATCCAAGCCGCATTAGCCTCGCAGAGTCTATCCAGTTGCTACTACTTATTGGGCCCGTCAGAGCCCGCGACGGAACTCCAGGACGCGCGGAGGCTGATGGAGGAGGTAAGACACGGAATTGAATGTATGCGTATATCGTTAAGAGCGGATTCGGGCTTTGAGGCTATTGCTGCTATGAGCCGGGAGGTGGATACTGCGTATAGCTGCTTTTTCACGAATTAA